CAAGTACGTTTAATTTTTGGGGTGCTGCATTAAGTGGTATACAATGTAGTACTAAACGTTATTCCAATTTATGTCTTGTCTTGAATTTCTGCTCCCTacgtgacattttttttatacaacatagatttaaaaatttaaattatcattattaaagttattgctgttgttgttgattatttatttgaatgatttaataagtgttttagtgtttgtttttgtcactgaGGGGGAGGCGGGACTTGATCGCTCTCTTGAGATTACGTGTGACAATTCGTCCAATCAGCGGGCAGGATCCTACCCTTACGTCATAGCCAGCGGACCGATAACCTGTCCTCCGGTGGAAGAAAAAAGAGCTAGCAAGGTAGCAAACTGTTTAATATCACTCACCAAGTTAAAACGCGGAAATGTCGCCAGTGTCCGACATTCAGACCGTGCAGCCTTACAGCCACAGTCGCCACTGAAGTAGATATTTGACTGAAATCTTGATTCCTACGAAGGAATGAGCGACACTTTTCAAGGAAGTCGCGCAGCTGGCTAGCGAAAAAGTAGCTAGCTTGGCTGCTAGCTGGCTTTAGCAGGAgttctttgttttgtatttcagCTGGATGTCGgtaaacatgaagaaaaactAGAGGGGACACTTCCTTGAGCATTTGAGCGTTTAACCAGGAGCTTTTATAAACATGCACACTGTTTCTTTAGCAGCTGGTAGAAGAAGTGAACATTAATTGTTTCTGAGTTGCCAGAAAAACACAACTAAGCAGCAAAAACCCGAACGCAACTTTAGCAACAAAGATCTTCATTATTAACGCCAGCCAGGACCGGACGGGGACAACACGAAGATATGGGCAATTGTCTCAAGTCTCCGACATCCGACGACATCTCTCTGCTTCATGATTCCCAGTCAGACAGGGCGAGTTTCGGGGACGGGACAGATCCAGACCTGGAGCCTCCTCCACCCTACCAGGTTAGACCATCAGTCAAACCCTCAGGGTTGTTTACtcaaaggaaacaaacaagtgttaaaataaaaagtatttgcctTATCTAGCTTTGTCCGTTCTTGTGACAGTAATTCAGCTTCATGTCTTTGGGCTTCTTCTAAGCGACCCTCAGGTCCAAAGTAGACACTAGGGAagaaaagtgcttgtttttgtgtttaatttagttacataaataacatttatctCAGCACTCCTTCACCTCTTGCACTATTAGTATCCAGTTTCACCTGTATATAGTCATTACTGGTGTATATTTGGGTCCGTGGCAAATaaaggttggcaagatgagcaattcaaaaaatgttgttagtttttatgttatttgaaATAACATGTGgaccatttttaaccaaaagtaagactgaatgctcctgaaaatgtcaaatggtgtaaccacaaaataatgataaatattaaatatgttatgcacccacagtgtatttaagtgtactcatttaaataattacttcatttaaaaaaataaatggttcctgattttaattatttatatgaatagtattccattacctttatttaatatttaaaaagttataatttaatatcatgccaaactagttgatatggtgttatGTTGATAATTTggcatttttaagcaagtttaattatttggtacaaaacTTTTTAttgttacaccacttagacatttttgccataatcctctaatatattctctcaaaatggattaaaagcagaaatgttatgctgggtccacaaaaaaataacatgcGCAAGTTATTTCATACgttcattttcaaattttaacacctttaaacttgattaaaccacatggacacaaaaaacaaaacacgtaATCAACCCATTTATCAAGATTGCTGTGTTATTTGTGTAGGTACATTGAGAGCCACTAAACCAGACTTAAATTCCTTGTGTGCATGATCATAGTTGGCCAATATAGATAATTCTGATCATGACTCATCCACAGAGCCAGACCAGTCAGACCACTTTGTGTAGTTATACCAAGTGAACGGACTGTGaactatttttgtttcatttttgtgtttctgtgtctctttACTAGGAGCAGGCTCACATGCCGATGTACCATCCTACGCCCAGTCAGGCCCGTCTGGCCACCCAGctgacagaggaggagcagatCCGCATAGCTCAGCGCATTGGCCTGATCCAGCACTTGCCCAAGGGCGTTTATGATGGAGGGCAAGACGGCTCTGAGAAAAAGATCAGAGAGtgaggatttttctttttttttttcatatgacaTGTTTACACACAGGAAAGTTACAGGTCATTAGAGCTGGGCATTATGAACTTATTCAGATATAATATCGTTTGCACTCTTAACGCTGTGTGATTAATATTTAGTATCAGATAAGGACACATTAGATTGTCCATGGGAAACAAATCATTCCTAACATGCCCAGTGGTCAAGCATGTACCAGTGAAGCTGTAATTGTTTAATTTTACAGAAATGATTCATTCATGTGACAAATAccagaaaatgaatgattattttGAAAATCTATTCATCATTAAGTCAAACTCAAGGATTATAAAGCCCACTGAAGTAAGTTTGTGGCCGGGCTGTATAAATATAACCTGACTTAAAAGTTATATATCAAAAAAAGCTTCCTGCTTCTGAAATGTTGggaaatacagatttttttctgtgtaatataattgttgtttacatttttatattttggacCGCTGattgaacaaaacaagcaatttaaagatGTCTCCTTGGGTTTTGGAAAACAGTTATTGTAACTTTTCACTATCTGCAGACATTTTACAGCTGAACCACTTAACCATTTTGCTGATCAATAATTAACATGATTGATAGTTTGATACTAATATCATTAAAATCTTTAGATAGGTCAATATATTGACCATCATATAAGAGAAGCTTTGACCAATCAAACAAGGTCAGAGACATTACTCATATATCTGTTGGCCTGCAACtaacatttatttgattattgttaaatataacaatatatttttaattatttctatgtctataaaatgtcataaaagaGGAATCTGTCACTTCCCTGAGTTCTGGACGACACcctaaaagtgtttgttttggcCAACCAACGgtctaaaaaaatgtattagtaaTTATATAAAACAAGGAATAGCATCAAATCTCCACATTTTGACATGCTGGATCCAGAGAATATTTGGGAATTTTTATTAGATTAATGACCTAAATTATCAAATACCTAAATTATTCCcagttaattttctgtcattcagATTTATTAACACTGAAGTTATAAAAAGAGGCTAAAGTTACTTAAAACCTTTTGTATGTAGAGCTGTATTCATATATCTCAGTGGCTGCTGTATACTGGTGTGTTTTAAACTCTTTATTTCATCTGATTGCAGATGCGTGATCTGTATGCTGGACTTTGTGTACGGGGACCCTATCCGGTTCCTGCCATGTATGCATATCTACCACATGGACTGTATAGACGACTGGCTGATGAGATCCTTCACCTGCCCCTCCTGCATGGAGCCCGTGGATGCTGCC
This genomic interval from Scomber scombrus chromosome 11, fScoSco1.1, whole genome shotgun sequence contains the following:
- the LOC133991064 gene encoding RING finger protein 11-like gives rise to the protein MGNCLKSPTSDDISLLHDSQSDRASFGDGTDPDLEPPPPYQEQAHMPMYHPTPSQARLATQLTEEEQIRIAQRIGLIQHLPKGVYDGGQDGSEKKIRECVICMLDFVYGDPIRFLPCMHIYHMDCIDDWLMRSFTCPSCMEPVDAALLSTYETN